One window of the Lytechinus pictus isolate F3 Inbred chromosome 5, Lp3.0, whole genome shotgun sequence genome contains the following:
- the LOC129260608 gene encoding toll-like receptor 6 has protein sequence MMIRGRLYGAMNSSLRLGFYVIVIHLMAGLIYIDGCSSPTPISLSSTGFNSSTCPWRCCCNDDIRLVNCSRLYQNLPTVFPVKAKTIVLDWNFMDTFDRENCTVFKQSRLLEVLTASNNRIATINRNCFMGLGNLTVLNLSNNALTSVPLADTPYPFKILDLSNNNITQLNESILLAMPNLTSLNVDNNSISTLPSFLSSSDTKLRMLSLRNNGLKNIASLGPFRTGSGIEELYLSHNELSALPTAWLVGTFKLKVLDIRNATSMSDKTSKIGWTFPGYCEVLETIDLSLNGLRSIESFAFDSNTALQTIDLSSNDLNILPDDLLVKQVNLTTLKAHENRLVNISNGIWGKRARLEHINLANNSIERIEYGAISSLATLRFLDLSGNLLVSLTFIQTPDLISLETLLLHNNSIRVTPNLTRLIKLRVLTLQDNQLNEVPNVQNLSHLEKVDLSRNNISVMDTLAFLGAKRLKQINLEGNYIVSISEASLNYLPRSLTKVNLLDNLLRCDCNLALTSERVRSSSQWGVKLDNITCVSPPAYEGQMLINVLHSPCIGTVKSVKSIVLSALLAGIVIAVIILAFLYSRYRRVGRGNARRRSYPVEEKAAQMNKYEEEIGHLMSPSKNSENYHNLRGSNDLLGSASVTGSSTRINGNAIKSFVEEEFYV, from the coding sequence ATGATGATTAGGGGAAGACTGTATGGAGCAATGAACTCTTCTCTTAGACTTGGATTCTATGTGATCGTCATCCATCTCATGGCAGGATTGATATATATCGATGGGTGTAGCTCACCAACACCTATCAGTCTTTCAAGCACAGGATTTAACTCCAGCACTTGTCCTTGGCGTTGCTGCTGTAACGACGACATTCGATTGGTTAACTGTTCACGGTTATACCAGAACCTTCCTACAGTATTTCCTGTCAAGGCAAAGACGATTGTTCTGGATTGGAATTTCATGGACACGTTTGATCGGGAAAACTGTACCGTGTTCAAGCAGAGTAGATTGTTGGAGGTGTTAACGGCATCAAACAACAGAATTGCTACAATAAACAGGAATTGTTTTATGGGTTTGGGTAATCTGACTGTCCTCAACCTCAGCAACAATGCCTTAACTAGCGTGCCATTGGCGGACACTCCCTACCCTTTTAAAATTTTAGATTTAAGCAACAATAATATTACTCAATTAAATGAATCTATATTGCTTGCCATGCCTAACTTGACATCGTTAAATGTTGATAATAACTCGATAAGTACTCTTCCATCTTTTTTATCATCTAGTGATACGAAGCTTAGAATGCTTTCTCTGAGGAACAATGGGCTTAAGAACATTGCTTCTCTGGGTCCGTTTAGGACAGGATCGGGTATAGAGGAATTGTATCTTTCTCATAACGAACTTTCAGCGTTACCGACTGCTTGGCTGGTCGGTACTTTCAAATTGAAGGTTTTGGATATCAGAAATGCCACTTCAATGTCGGACAAAACGAGTAAAATTGGCTGGACGTTCCCTGGTTATTGCGAAGTTCTTGAAACGATTGACCTGTCGCTAAATGGGTTGCGTTCTATCGAAAGCTTTGCATTCGATTCGAACACAGCTTTACAGACAATCGATCTTAGCTCGAACGAcctgaacattctgcctgatGACCTCCTCGTCAAACAAGTCAACCTGACAACGTTGAAAGCTCATGAGAATCGCCTTGTTAATATTTCAAACGGCATATGGGGCAAAAGAGCGAGACTGGAACATATCAACTTAGCCAACAACTCAATCGAACGCATTGAGTATGGAGCAATCAGTTCCCTAGCGACCCTCCGCTTTTTGGATCTCAGTGGAAACTTACTGGTGTCTCTGACATTTATTCAAACACCTGATCTCATCTCCCTAGAAACACTCCTATTGCATAATAATAGCATTCGTGTAACCCCAAACCTTACTCGATTGATTAAACTACGTGTTCTCACTTTACAAGATAATCAGCTAAACGAAGTCCCAAACGTACAGAATCTCTCGCATCTTGAAAAAGTAGATCTTAGTCGGAATAACATTAGTGTGATGGACACGTTGGCATTTCTTGGTGCAAAACGTTTAAAGCAAATCAATTTGGAGGGTAATTACATCGTGAGCATTAGTGAAGCCAGCCTTAATTATCTCCCTAGGAGTCTCACCAAGGTGAATCTTCTTGATAACTTATTGAGATGCGACTGTAACCTGGCGCTGACGTCAGAAAGAGTAAGGAGTTCTAGCCAATGGGGTGTCAAATTAGATAATATCACATGCGTTTCACCCCCAGCATACGAGGGGCAAATGCTGATCAATGTGCTTCATTCGCCATGCATCGGCACTGTCAAGTCGGTGAAGTCGATAGTCCTATCAGCTCTCCTTGCCGGCATCGTCATCGCTGTCATCATCCTCGCCTTCCTGTATAGTAGATATCGACGAGTTGGACGAGGAAACGCAAGACGAAGGTCGTACCCTGTGGAGGAAAAGGCTGCACAGATGAATAAGTATGAAGAGGAGATTGGACATTTGATGAGCCCGTCGAAGaattctgaaaattatcataATCTTCGGGGAAGCAATGATTTATTAGGATCGGCATCAGTTACTGGTAGTAGTACAAGAATCAATGGAAACGCAATTAAATCATTTGTTGAGGAAGAATTCTATGTATAG